The Molothrus aeneus isolate 106 chromosome 10, BPBGC_Maene_1.0, whole genome shotgun sequence genomic interval TGGACCAGAGGGCACAggatgggagctgctgctgtccccagcccctctcaaAGGCTGTGGcatttctctccttcccctgccatTTGCACCCAGGCCTAAGGCTTTAGTGAGTGGCTGCAaggcagagagctctgcagctgcaggcagtaCCCAGACACGTGGGGTGCCTTTGTTTGCCTGGGTGAGCAGCCAAGTTGCAGCCCATCTCCAGCTTCGTACCAGCTGCAGATCCAAGGCAGCTGACTGGCCTGCCAAAAACCTAAACACGTCGAGGACCAGGGAGTGGCTTGTGCCAGGGCTGAATAATGATGATCCCAGCACACTTataaagagaagcagagagctCCCCACAGAGCTGGTCCTCTGCGGAGCATCCCTGTGCCTCACCCACCAAGGTATGTCTGAATTGGGAGATTCAAAATGGGAActgtctgtctgcagctggAGACAGACTGGGCTTTTCTTCTGAACTTGGGGAAAAtgttactgctgctgctgtgcaggagtttccagccagggaagcagagcagcccagtgctgcagggtctGTGCATGCCAACCTGCCCCAAGCAGAGCCCAAAGCATGTGGGCAGCATCCTGGCTCCAGCAACTGTTTGGatgtgagcagcacagctcctgcttctgctctgcaggaaaGCCTGTCCTTTCCCTCCTCACCCCATGCTTGTGGGGGTCTGTTCCTGTTGTATTTGGTGCTGATTTGAATCTGTACCAACTTCCCCACCTTGCAGTGCTGTGTAAATCCTGGCATACAAAGACCTCTCCAGAGGCAGCTCTCCCACCCTGTTGCAGTGtcaggcagccctggcttgCCTGGGGATGTCCCTCCTGCCATGCAGGTGTACAGAGCTCACATCCATGTCCCAGGgcctcagctctctgctggctctggagtATGTTCCTTGTGCTCCACCATTTTAAAGCAAACATCCTGCATTTCCCCTTGCCTTGGCTTTGGACAAACAATGACACTCCTGTGGGTCCTTGGACATTTATCACCCTTGCACCTTGCTAGGTGTCAGATGTGGGTGATGAGTACAAGTGTTCTCACCAGGTATTGCCTGGCTTttcatggagctgctgggcacagcctgagcacaggcagggcttaAGGCTGTTTTGGGACTTCTTTGGCACTCTTCTAATGATTCCTTCCTCCTTGCTGTGCCCCTGTGGTGCCCTGCTGCATGTCCTATCCCTCGTGCTGCATTTCACAcaaagctctgctccagggaggccccagctcagctgttttccttctgcCCAGGTGCATTTCCTGCCTGCATCCCAGTGCAGCCATGCTGGGCACGGCAGTGCGGCTCTCGGTTCTGCTCAGCCTCTTCAGCGTTGGGAAAGGCCAGATGTTTCATATGGGACCATGCCCAGATCCATCAGTTCAAGAAGAATTCGATATCAACAAGGTGAGAAAAGTTTTCTAAAAATCTCATAGGGTGCAGCTAGTGAAGCTAAGTGGGCATGGGACTGACAGCAATTGCCTGGTGCAGGGGTGGGTGGCAGCTCTGGTCACACCTTGTGCCAGTGTGGGTccgcagctctgctctcccccagTCCCAACCACCGAGGGGCAAAAACTGTGCTGACAAAAACAGGCTGCTCTGCTTCAGCTCACTCAGGTTAAATACATCTCTTTAAACTTTCTTCTCTCAGTATTTGGGGAAATGGTACGAGATAGAGAAGCTGCCCTCGACTTTTGAGAAAGGAAGCTGCGTCCAGGCAAATTACTCATTGAAGGAGAACGGGAAGTTCAAGGTGGTCAACAAGGAGATGCTGTAAGTGTTTATGTTCCTCACTGTGGTAGTGGCACTCCTGTCACCTCTCTTGCTGTCCTCAGTGTTCATTTTTCTCTAAATTGCCagtggctggggctgagggtgctgggggaggcagTCTGTGGTTGCAGTAGCTCTTCTGAGGGATATGGGGCTCTGGTTCCTGTGACCTGAGGATCATCAAGTCTCTGTCTCATCGTCCAAGGTGAGTGATAAGAAAATAGATCAAATGTACATGGTGACCACAGCATAAAATAGCCTGGATCTCCTCCCTGACAGGCTTGCCAGCCCCAGAGATGGCTGAGAAACTGGATGCCCTGGGTCCTGTTCTGGGGGGGGGTCATGGGGCTGGTTATGGGATGGCAGCTACCACCTTGTGCCCCTGCATGCTCAGAAGTGCCTGTGCCTtgtgctcctctctgctccagaGTAAAGAGACACAAGGAAAAGGGGCAGGGAAGGTGAAGCAGATGAGTAGTTTTTACTTAAATATTTGTCAGCCTGTTTCTGGAGAATTTACCTTGCACAGGTAGTAACTGCTGTGCAAGGGGATCAGAAATCGTTGTCAGTTTAAATCAGTGGTGAAGTGaatgcttttcccttttttaggGAATTAGGGTAGTTTGCAATTATCCTGAGTCCTCCTGGATTTTTACATGGACAGATGCAGGTGTTAATTAATCTGTTTCCATCACCAGCCTGTGCTGttgtgggctgctgctgtgaggggCTGAATGGATGGGAGGGAGCGAGTTCAGTGCTGTCCCCTGTGTTCCTGGCATGGCATGGGCACTTTGTTCTGGCTCACAataacagcagcacaggaacacaTCCCTTGTgtctggggcagagcagcatgCCTGCTGTTCACAGAGTGCCCAGCACTgtctcagcagctccactgctcaggctgtgcctggcaaACAGCTGGACATTCATTTGTGCCTGCATTAATCTGTGTGAGATTCATCCAGTCATTGCTGTCACTACTGTAGCAGCTCAGGACCCTGAAATATCAGGGATATTTTGGTTGTGCATGGCTCCAGCATCAGCCCCTTgacctctgctgctggcagcattcACTTCTGCCTCCTTGGCTGTTCCTGTTTTACAGGGAAGCGTGAAGCTTTCCTGCCTGATCATCAGAGGCAGCATCCAAGTCTTGAGGCATCTGTGCAAAAATGTTATGAGATGGGCAGCTCCAGTCTTAGGGcttgctgccagcagggcagtgctctGCATGAGCAGCCAAAGAAACCCTGGCTCACCACACAGGTACAGATAATTTGCCTGAGGAGGAATGTGCAGTGACCTGGAAAAAGCACAGGTGATTAAACAGAAGTGAACATGTGCCTTCCACAACTACCAGGAGCTAAGCTGCTCCCTGGCACATCCAAGATCATGGATGGGATCCTCCCATCCTCCCATGCTGCATTCCTCCcacccagtgcagagcagtcttgctctccttcccctctgtcATTGTCACCCTGGAACCAAAGGACATCCAGCTGACAGGGCTATTTGGAGAGAGACAGCCTGGGATGCTGGGGTGCTTTAACCTGAGAGGCCATCTACTCAGCTGCACCTGGCCCAGGACCTGCTGTGCCCCGAGTGCTGCTGAACACAtcctcagggctgctggggtTTACCAGTACCCATCTCAGCCACCTCTTGGCAGGTAGTTGTGTCAGGAGGGATGATTTAGTGGAAGTGAAAAAACGAGATCTCCCACTTTCCTGACTTTATTTCTCCCCTTTGTTGTTCTCCCCTTAGTGCCAATGGCAGAATCAATGAAGCTGAAGGAGAGCTCATGCACATGGATGTGAAGCAGCCGGCCAAGCTGGGCGTGCGCTTTAACTGGTGTAAGTGTGTGCTGGGAGGGCTcctggtgcccagggcagggctgtgctctgcccatTGTGCCATGGCACCAGGGGGATGGGGGGGAGCTCCCCATGTGGCTGCAGCAAAGGGCTAAAATAGATGTTGTGACCAGCAGGCAGTGGTTTGGTGGCACTGATATGCCATTTACCACTCTCAGTGGTGAACTCTTCACCAGCTGGTCTCAAAGCAAGAGAGATCAGCAGCCTTGCCATCCCTCCAGGTCGTTCCACGGATGGGGACGGGGAGGTGGGGGAGGCAGCCCCACAGTGCTGCAAGAGCCAAGAATAAGCTTGTTTCTCTGCACACTATGGTACAGCTACTTGCCCACGCTGTCTCTACGTACAAGTGGCTTTTAATAACCATTAATTATATGGTTTTGTTCGCTTGTTCCTTCCCTTGTCACTCTAACACTCCACAGGGGCCTCCTGAGGTGCTGTGCCACATTGCACAGCACTTTGCTCTGTCTGCAGCAACACTGGAAAGTGAGCTGCGGTGTCCCCTTGGATCACGTTTTATTCTGCTCCCTGGCACCTTTTCTTTGGCAGTTTCATAGCTCTCTTTTGCAGAGGGGCTATTTGGAGAAATGGGTGGAGGAGGGCTAGTTGCAAAGGCAGTACAATGACTGTTCCATGAGCACAGCCAGACTGGATTCTGTGCTGCTACTGCACCACCACAGCCATTTCACCTGCAGcatgtgcagccccagctgccttCACTGCGTGTGAgccccagagagcagctctgagctcagctCAGAGTTTGGTTTGTGTTCCTCCTGTCACCCGTGTCAGCTCCTAGCACTACAGCTTCTTCCTGGCAGCCAGCACCCCCACACTggtgaggctgggctggcttTCATCAGCCCAGGAGAGCTGTTCAGGTCATAGCGTTAACTTTCCAGAAAGACCTTCACAGTTAGGGCTTTGTGCCTTTCCCAAGTTCTTCTGGGCAGAACAAGGAGTCCTGGTAGGCTTTTATAAATTATAGCTGCCTGTACTGACCACAAGTGTGCAGCAGCCAAAGTGGGAACAgtcccaggagctgtggctggggtgcagcagagctgtccaGAGCTGGTTAC includes:
- the APOD gene encoding apolipoprotein D, producing MLGTAVRLSVLLSLFSVGKGQMFHMGPCPDPSVQEEFDINKYLGKWYEIEKLPSTFEKGSCVQANYSLKENGKFKVVNKEMLANGRINEAEGELMHMDVKQPAKLGVRFNWFMPAAPYWVISTDYENYSLVYSCTNILWLFHMDYAWILSRAPDMHPETVENLKGVLQSYKIDTDKMIPTDQANCPAEM